In Lentisphaerota bacterium, the DNA window CAGGGCCTCGTCTTCTTGATCTCGTGTCCGACCGTGGGGTCGAGGGCCACGAGGAACACATCGAAGCGATCTACTTCCATTGCCACTCCTCCTCGTCCCAACGGGTCGAGGTCGGCTGACCGTCCAACAACTTGTCGTCCCCCTCGCGGGCCATCTGCTCGAAAGCATCCGCCCAGCCGGCGCGCGGCTGCCGAGGGGAATGGA includes these proteins:
- a CDS encoding AbrB/MazE/SpoVT family DNA-binding domain-containing protein, coding for MKTTLIPIGNSRGVRIPKPFIEQCGLTEQVEMDVRDCMILIHSPRQPRAGWADAFEQMAREGDDKLLDGQPTSTRWDEEEWQWK